The following proteins are encoded in a genomic region of Spirosoma sp. SC4-14:
- a CDS encoding peroxiredoxin has product MSLRLGDIAPDFEADTTQGHIHFHEWLGNSWGMLFSHPADFTPVCTTELGKTALLKDEFGKRNVKVIAVSVDDLDSHNRWTPDIKDVTGVEVNFPIIADPDRTVATLYDMIHPNASEKATVRSVFVIGPDKKIKLTLTYPASTGRNFNELLRVIDSLQLTADYQVATPADWKDGEDVIVTPAVSNDQLETKFPKGVTFVKPYLRTTPQPNK; this is encoded by the coding sequence ATGTCACTTCGCTTAGGAGATATTGCCCCTGATTTTGAGGCCGACACAACCCAGGGCCACATCCATTTTCATGAATGGCTCGGTAATTCATGGGGTATGCTGTTTTCACATCCGGCCGATTTTACGCCCGTTTGTACGACAGAATTAGGCAAGACAGCCCTGCTGAAAGATGAGTTCGGAAAACGGAATGTAAAAGTGATTGCCGTATCGGTCGACGATCTGGATTCGCACAATCGCTGGACGCCCGATATTAAAGACGTTACGGGTGTTGAGGTGAATTTCCCGATCATTGCCGATCCCGATCGGACTGTCGCTACGCTCTACGACATGATTCACCCTAATGCCAGCGAAAAAGCAACGGTTCGTTCGGTATTTGTGATTGGGCCCGATAAGAAAATCAAACTGACGCTGACCTATCCGGCTTCAACAGGTCGTAATTTCAACGAACTGCTGCGGGTAATCGATTCACTGCAACTGACAGCCGATTATCAGGTTGCTACGCCAGCCGACTGGAAAGACGGCGAAGATGTGATTGTTACGCCAGCCGTGTCGAACGACCAACTGGAAACGAAATTCCCGAAAGGAGTAACGTTCGTAAAACCGTACCTGCGTACGACGCCCCAGCCGAACAAATAG
- a CDS encoding GH25 family lysozyme, translating into MKTRVLANIIFRRYGLWISAFMVLAVGYWVFRAYRHDDMDWRFVRAFGIRLPMRYGIHGIDVSRHNDRIDWKRVRAMEADGVRLQFVFVKATEGATMADKHFDKNWREAKKSNLRRGAYHFYHPTRDPLKQARNFISHVDLSPGDFAPVVDFEVTNGQSDETIIDGLRLWLQTVEEHYEARPIIYTNGNLYKRYIKGHLDDYPLWIADYSTKHLRAYDPDNLYLWQHNQNGWVQGIRGQVDFNVFVMDENRMKEICL; encoded by the coding sequence ATGAAAACCCGCGTTCTGGCCAACATTATTTTTCGGCGATACGGTCTCTGGATTTCGGCCTTTATGGTATTGGCAGTTGGCTATTGGGTATTTAGAGCTTACCGCCACGACGATATGGACTGGCGCTTTGTACGGGCCTTCGGTATTCGGTTACCCATGCGCTACGGCATTCATGGTATCGACGTGTCGCGCCATAACGACCGAATCGACTGGAAGCGCGTTCGGGCAATGGAGGCCGATGGTGTTCGGCTGCAGTTCGTTTTTGTGAAAGCAACCGAAGGGGCTACCATGGCCGATAAGCATTTCGACAAGAACTGGCGGGAAGCAAAAAAGTCGAACCTGCGCCGGGGTGCCTATCATTTTTACCATCCAACCCGCGACCCGCTGAAGCAGGCCCGTAACTTTATCAGCCATGTTGACCTATCGCCCGGCGATTTTGCACCCGTGGTCGATTTTGAGGTAACCAACGGCCAATCCGACGAGACCATTATTGACGGGCTGCGGCTCTGGCTCCAGACGGTGGAGGAGCATTATGAGGCCCGGCCAATCATCTACACCAACGGGAATCTCTACAAGCGCTACATTAAAGGCCACCTGGACGATTACCCGCTCTGGATAGCCGATTACTCCACAAAGCACCTGCGTGCCTACGACCCCGACAATCTGTATCTCTGGCAGCATAACCAGAACGGTTGGGTACAGGGCATTCGTGGTCAGGTCGATTTCAACGTCTTCGTCATGGACGAAAACCGGATGAAGGAGATTTGTTTGTAA
- a CDS encoding glycosyltransferase family 39 protein — MNQKLFYSLLFAIVGALLFIPFLGGVRLFDWDEINFAECSREMVALGDYLRVHVDFKPFYEKPPFFFWCQSLMMTIFGTNEFAARLPNAICGIITLIYLYNLGAKLHGHRFGILWALVYLGSVTPHLYFRSGIIDPFFNLFIFVGLVNLIFASWKREGTASNLLLPRSVWGYLFIGGFVLGMGINTKGPVAYLIVCLTLFVYWILSRFRWFITPLQFLFYSVAATLVSVAWYGLETFLHGPVFITEFLKYNFRLFSTPDAGHSGFPAYHFIILLVGCFPASIFAIRAFGQLMIERNYQREFRRWMIILFWVVLILFSIVQSKIVHYSSMCYFPLTYLGALTLIHMETNKFRFNNWFRAGLIVVGGLYVLATIGLPILAHRMDLVKSVADQDAFTQANLDAKINWTGWEVLPGIWLLIVLTLSIMWYNRHQIAQATLLLFGGMAIFITLTLWFFIGRIEGISQDAAMRFFERAQGKDVYVKAYGYRSYGPFFYTQKPPVTNPNYYDDNWLLRGKIDKDVWFIKKNVDTHTALDSLPDIKKTGEENGFVFYIRKAK, encoded by the coding sequence TAGGCGATTATCTGCGCGTACACGTCGACTTTAAACCATTTTATGAGAAGCCGCCTTTCTTCTTCTGGTGTCAGTCGCTGATGATGACTATTTTTGGTACCAATGAGTTTGCGGCCCGGCTACCCAATGCTATATGTGGTATCATTACGCTCATTTACCTCTACAATCTGGGCGCTAAACTACACGGTCATCGGTTTGGTATTCTCTGGGCGCTGGTCTATCTGGGCTCGGTTACTCCTCATTTATATTTCCGGTCGGGCATTATCGATCCATTCTTTAACCTGTTCATTTTTGTTGGGTTAGTAAACCTGATTTTTGCCTCCTGGAAACGCGAAGGCACCGCCAGCAACCTGCTGTTGCCCCGCTCTGTGTGGGGTTATCTGTTTATTGGCGGGTTTGTCTTGGGAATGGGTATCAACACCAAAGGGCCGGTCGCTTATCTGATTGTCTGCCTTACGCTCTTCGTTTACTGGATACTGAGCCGTTTCCGCTGGTTTATTACCCCCCTTCAGTTTCTGTTCTATTCGGTAGCGGCTACGCTGGTTTCGGTAGCCTGGTATGGCCTCGAAACATTTCTGCATGGCCCGGTATTCATTACCGAATTCCTAAAATATAACTTCCGGCTGTTCAGCACGCCCGACGCGGGTCATTCGGGTTTTCCGGCCTACCATTTTATTATCCTGCTGGTTGGCTGTTTTCCGGCGTCTATTTTTGCCATTAGGGCGTTTGGTCAGCTCATGATCGAACGAAACTACCAGCGCGAATTTCGCCGTTGGATGATCATTTTGTTCTGGGTGGTGCTGATTCTGTTCAGCATTGTACAGTCCAAAATTGTTCATTATTCGTCCATGTGCTACTTCCCGCTGACGTATCTGGGTGCGCTGACGCTTATCCATATGGAAACCAACAAATTCCGGTTTAACAACTGGTTCCGGGCGGGGCTGATTGTGGTAGGTGGTTTGTATGTGCTGGCCACTATTGGCTTACCCATTCTGGCGCATCGGATGGATCTGGTTAAATCAGTAGCCGATCAGGATGCGTTTACGCAGGCGAATCTGGATGCCAAAATCAACTGGACGGGCTGGGAAGTGCTGCCGGGCATATGGCTATTGATTGTTCTGACGCTGAGCATTATGTGGTATAACCGACACCAGATTGCACAGGCAACGCTGCTGCTGTTTGGGGGCATGGCCATTTTTATTACGCTCACGCTCTGGTTCTTCATCGGCCGGATCGAAGGCATTTCGCAGGACGCGGCCATGCGCTTTTTCGAGCGGGCACAGGGGAAAGACGTCTACGTGAAAGCCTATGGCTACCGCAGCTACGGACCTTTCTTCTACACGCAGAAGCCGCCCGTTACGAATCCGAACTATTATGACGATAACTGGCTGCTACGCGGTAAAATCGACAAAGACGTTTGGTTCATCAAGAAAAACGTAGACACGCATACCGCCCTCGATTCGCTTCCCGACATCAAAAAAACTGGCGAAGAAAACGGCTTTGTTTTCTACATACGGAAGGCGAAATAG